Proteins encoded together in one Lathyrus oleraceus cultivar Zhongwan6 chromosome 5, CAAS_Psat_ZW6_1.0, whole genome shotgun sequence window:
- the LOC127081672 gene encoding uncharacterized protein LOC127081672: MKGKTPYNRIVQVPEVEKLALALHIPISDALANWKKRENLFGFWRAYLEKEAERMFVIHHWDALENILALLIYGLVLFPTHEGFIDSATISVFWAVWKDKHSLFPPLLADTFHTLHSRHQKKNGMLVCCLPFLYNWLISYVFKLNAHINEMSNGDWARTLVSFSIKDIIWYQHNLNVEEIIVSCGSFPNVPLIGSKGCINYNPMLALRQFGYPMHGKPDDKELEEMVSNDMGTNDPVLLHKIIRSWEKVHTKGTELAKKNGAIRVPCQQWVSKRIKVVKLPFSIEITLKSTSPEPVPDSLEEVEELRAMVAKLGKEKEDLQSELYKETGENMILKRKSNQMKELLEESRKKNRIEKDLKERVLECLDRADSGLGSHHDQLAKAKRDGQEWKHWWDLATKQKKEVREELEAQIQELKEKL; encoded by the coding sequence ATGAAAGGAAAGACACCGTATAATAGAATTGTTCAGGTACCTGAGGTAGAGAAGTTAGCCCTTGCACTCCACATCCCCATATCTGATGCATTGGCTAATTGGAAGAAAAGGGAGAATCTCTTTGGTTTTTGGAGGGCTTACCTAGAAAAAGAAGCAGAAAGGATGTTTGTGATACATCATTGGGATGCATTGGAAAATATATTAGCTCTTCTCATATATGGGCTAGTATTGTTTCCAACCCATGAAGGTTTTATAGATTCAGCTACCATAAGTGTCTTTTGGGCCGTTTGGAAGGATAAACATAGTTTGTTTCCTCCACTACTAGCTGACACTTTTCATACTTTGCATAGTCGACATCAAAAGAAGAATGGGATGTTGGTATGTTGCCTTCCGTTTCTCTATAATTGGCTTATCTCATACGTGTTCAAGCTTAATGCTCACATCAATGAAATGTCCAATGGGGATTGGGCAAGAACTCTGGTGTCTTTTTCTATTAAGGATATCATTTGGTACCAACACAATCTGAATGTTGAAGAAATCATTGTTAGTTGTGGTAGTTTCCCAAATGTACCACTAATAGGATCTaaaggttgcatcaactacaaccccaTGTTAGCTCTGCGACAATTTGGATACCCTATGCATGGGAAGCCCGATGATAAAGAGTTAGAAGAGATGGTTTCGAATGATATGGGAACCAATGATCCTGTTCTACTCCATAAGATCATTCGATCTTGGGAAAAGGTGCATACCAAAGGAACAGAATTAGCAAAGAAGAATGGTGCAATAAGGGTTCCTTGTCAGCAATGGGTCTCGAAGAGGATCAAAGTTGTGAAGCTCCCTTTTTCTATAGAGATTACTCTAAAGTCTACTTCACCAGAACCAGTCCCTGATTCTCTTGAAGAGGTggaagaacttcgagccatggtaGCTAAACTTGGAAAGGAGAAAGAGGATCTACAATCTGAACTATACAAAGAAACTGGGGAAAATATGATTCTCAAGAGGAAGAGTAACCAAATGAAGGAGCTTTTGGAGGAGAGTCGTAAGAAGAACAGAATTGAGAAAGATCTCAAGGAAAGAGTTTTGGAGTGCCTAGATCGGGCTGATAGTGGATTAGGTTCACACCATGATCAGTTAGCTaaggccaaaagagatggacaAGAGTGGAAACATTGGTGGGACCTAGCCACTAAGCAAAAGAAGGAGGTAAGGGAGGAGCTTGAAGCCCAAATCCAAGAACTGAAGGAGAAACTTTGA